The DNA sequence TCGCGCTCGGGGAGATGGTCGGGGACACGCGGCTCCTTGACCGCCACATCGCGGTCCACGACCTGGTCGTGCGCCCGCCAGACGGTGCCCATGCCGCCGTGGCCGAGCCGGGAGACCAGCCGATAGCGGCCGCCGATGAGCCGCCCGCTGTCCGGGTCCTGCGCCCCAGCGGCGGGCGGCTGGGCGGCGGGCGGCTGGGCTCCCTGGTGCGCACCGGCGAACTGCGTCGGCTCGTACGCGTGCTGCCCCGGCCGCGCCGTCCCGGGCGCCTGGCCCGGCTGCTGGAACGCCTCGGGTGGCGGCTGGGGCGCCGGCACCGGGGCGGCCGGCGCATGCGGCGGCCGCAGGCTGTAGCTGGTGGGCTCGTTCGCCCGTCCCCCGTCGTTCGTCATGGGCTCATCATTACCCACGAGGCGGGACCGCCCGCCACCCACCAGGAGGCCACCGCGGGCGCTCGTGACAAAGCCGTTGCGACGCCGCTCAGTTCGCCGCGCCGACACCCTTGAACGTGGCGACAGCGGTGTCGAAATGCCGCTTGCCCACGGACTTTTCGTTCACCGGCGCGGAAAGCCAGACGTCATACATTTTGCCGCCCTCGTTCCAGCTGAGGTCGTAGGTCTGGCGGGAGCCCCCGTCGTCGGCCGAACCGTTCCAGATGAACGCCCAGAGGGCGGCGGGACGGCCGTTGTGCTCCGTTTCGATGACCTGGCCACTGCGGTAGCCCGGATAGTTCTGCGGCCCCTTGGCGTCCGCCTCCTGGCTCAGCCCGAGCGGGCCCTCGGGGCTCTGCTCCTGGACGTGGACCCCGATCCGGAACTCCATACCGGGCGAGTTGTAGTAGACCCGGGGCGGCTTGTACTCGCGGTCGAACCCCTCGGGCACCGAGAGCGAGAACCCGAGCGGGTCCTTGACCTGCTCATAGCCCTCGGTGGAATAGCCCTCGGAGGCCCCGGCGGACGGGCTCGCCGGGGGATCGGCGGACTTCGAGGCGGTCTGCGACGGCCGCCCGGAGGCACTCGGGCCGCGCGAGCCGTCGGAGGAGTCCGAACGTCCCTTGTCGTCGGGCGCGTCCGCCTGGTCGCTCGTCCCCGCACCGCTGTCCCCGTCCCTCAGCAGCGCCACGCCACCCACGCCCGCCCCCGCCAGCGCGACCACCGCGACGGCCACCATCAGGACGGTGCTGCCCCGGCGGGCACGCCGGGAACGGGACGGCCGGGCGGCGGCGGAGGCGGCGGCCGGGGCGGCGGCCTGAACGGGAGCGGGCGCGGGGGCAGGAGCGGGAGGCGGCACGGGTACGGACCCGGAGGCCGGGCGGGCGTCGTTGGTGACCGGCACACCGGGCTGGGTCGGGGTGTACTCCAGCGGGATCTCCGGGGTGTCCCCCACCTCCTGGAACATCCTCAGCATCCGCTCGACCTCGTCGGCGCTCAGCCGCTGCTCCGGATCGCGCTGCAACAACCCCTCGATGAGCGGCTTCAGCGCCCCGGCGGCCTCGGGTACGGCGATCTCCTCGAAGACGACGGCGTGCAGCACCGCGGCCAGGGATTCGCGGTGGAACGGGGACTCGCCGCCCAGCAGTGTGCAGAGCAGCACCCCTAGCGACCACAGGTCCGACTCCGGACCCGTGCGGCGCCCCGACATCCGCTCCGGCGCGGTGTATTCGGGCGAGCCCACGAACGAGCCGGTCTCGGTGATCGTGGTGGACCCGGTGACCTGCGCGATGCCGAAGTCCGTCAGCACCACCCGCCCGGTGCCCGACTCCACCAGCACATTGGCGGGTTTGATGTCCCGGTGCAGCACCCCGCGTGCGTGCGCCGCGCGCAACGCGCCCAGCAGCGCGGTCGCGATCCGAGCCGCCTCCCGCGCCTCGACGGGCCCGTCGGTGCCCAGCCGGTCGGCGAGCGAGCACCCGTCGACCAACTCCATGACGATCCAGGCGCAGTCGTCCTCCTCGATCACATCGTGGAGGACGATCACGTTCGGATGTTTGATCTGTGCGACGGTCCGGGCCTCGCGCAGGGTGCGCTCGCCGCGCAATCGCGAGTCCAGGCCCGCGAGCCCCTCGTCCACATGGAGTTCCTTGACCGCGACAGCACGGCCCAGGAGTTCGTCGACGGCCCGCCAGACCGTGCCCATTCCGCCGCGTCCGAGCCGTGTGACCAGCCGGTAGCGGTTGGCGATCAGATGGCCCTCTCCCCCGGTACCCATGGCCTCATCTTGCCTCACCCCGCCGAAGCCCTCGAACACCGGACCGCCGGCCCGCCCCCACGGGCGATTGAGCGTGCGCGCGGCGTACGGAAATGTAAGGCATGCCGATGTCAAGGGGCGGACCGCGGCCGCCCCTATCGTCCAGCCACACGGTATGGGTACGCACGGAGCGCCTCCCGGCGGTAACCGAGGCAGGCCGAAGAGTGCGACAGAGTCTCCGGCGCTTGGTTCTACCGGCGAGTGAGCCGAAGGGGCGCGTCGCTGTCGAAAGGGAGAGCGCGCGCAGGCCCCTGAGGAACGAAGGGGCCGAGCACGGTCGACCGTCGACAGGGGGCACCTCCCAGCGGTAGCTGGGGGAGGCACAAGCGCCCCGGAGGCGAACCGAGCCCCAAAAAAAGGGGGGGTGGGCCGCCCCGCGGCGGGGGTCCACGGGGCGGCCAGTCAAAGGGGCGCGTCAGACGGTGCGCCCGTCGGTGGTCGGGTCAGCCGGTGACCTTCCACGTGCGGGAGCCGCTCAGCAGCTTGCGCAGTGCGGGGTCCCGCACCGCGTCCGTGTCGTCCGTCGCCTTGGCGGTGACGGTGTGGCTCGCGCCGTCGGCCGGGACGCCCAGGGTGGCCGGGGTGACGCTCGCCTTACCGTTCGCGGCGGTGACCCGCGTCCCGTCCACGTACCAGGTGAGCGAGGCGCTCTGCGGGACGTCCACCTCGATACCGGCCGACCGTTTGAGGGCCGTGGCGGTGGCGTTACGGCTGCTGAGCACACTCGCGTGGCGGTAGAAGCCCGCGATCATCGCCTCGCGGCCGGGGAGGCTGAACTCCCGGCCCAGGGTGCGCATGATCGAGTTGTCGGTGGGGCGGTTGATGCCCTTGGGGTAGTAGCGGCCGCCCTCGTAGACGCCGACCGTGCCGCCGTCGGGTGAGGTCTGGCCGATCCAGCGGTACCACTTCTTCTGCTGGGCGGTCAGCTGCGCCGCGGTCAGCGTGGTGGCGTTGGCCTCGCTCGGCTCGGCGCCGGTGTAGGTGCCGTAGTCCGCGTAGAAGTACTCGTCGGCGAGCTTGCCGAGCGAGTGGCCGGTCTCGTGGACCGCGATCTGGTCGGAGTCGGCGTGGTCGGAGGAGGCGGTGGCGATGCCGTCGTAGCCGACCTTCGAGGTGAGGGTGTAGCCCGCACCGCCGTATTTGGTGGAGTTGGACAGGACGACCACCAGATCGGCCTGCGGCGCCTTGGCCGCGTACGACTCGACCTTGGCGGTGTCGACGCACAGCAGCCGCTCGATGCCGTCGCACCAGAAGTACGAGCCCAGGGCGGTGTCCTTGACGACGTCCTTGGCCGGGTCGCCGGAGACGCCGGACTGGTTGGAGACGGCGTCCACGGTCCAGACGTTGAACAGGTCCTGGTACGAGGCGTACGGCTGCACGGCCGACATCTGCGCCCACTTGGAGCGCGCGTCGGTGTGGAAGTCCTCCTGCTGGCTCGCGGTGTAGCCGTCGCCGATGAAGACGACGTCGAGCTTGTCGGCCGTCGTCCCGTTGCTGATGAGCGAGGAGACGTCGCCGTCGGCGGCGGCCTCGGCGGCGGACAGCGGGCGGGCGGCGCTGGTCAGCCGCTCGGGGGCGGCCGCCGGGATCTCGGTGTGGCGGGGGTGGCCACCCGGTCCGGTGAAGTACTCCACGTCCAGGGTGCGCTGGTCGGCGGAGGGGCCGGCCGGTCCGCCGGGGTGTGATGATCCCGGCGAGGCCGCGGCCGGTGCGGTCATGGCGACGGCCGCCGCCAAGGCGATGCCTCCGGCGACGGCCGCGGTGCGCAGGGAGATGCGGTTGCGTATGCGTCTGCGCACAGTGACTCCCCAAGTCTGCGTCATAAGCGGCCAGTTAAACAGGGTTAATGCGCCGCTCAACCTAAGGGGTCCGGAGGGTTGGGGCAATGGGTATTAGGGAAGTCGCTAGGAATTCGAACACAGCACAACCGTCTGGGCTGTCACGGGCTCGGCCCCGTCCGTCACGCGCCGTCACGCGCCAGCTCCAGCAGCCGGTCCAGCACCCGGCGGCCTCCGGCCCGTATCCCGTCGTGTTCGAACTCGTCCGTCACCCAGGTGCGCAGGCCTCCGATCGCCCGTGCGGTGGCCAGGGAGTGCGCGGTGTCCACGTACAGGTCGTCGTGGTAGATCACGGCGGCCACCGGCACGGTGTTACGGGCCAGCCGCTCGGTGTCGTACAGCGGGCCCCAGCCGGTGCGCGCGGCGAGCAGCTCGGCGGTGTGGCGCAGCGGGCGCAGCGCCGCGTGGGTGTCCAGCATCCAGGGGTGCACGGTCTCGCCCGTGAGGAGCACCGGACGGCCCTCCGCGACCGCCTGCCCGGCGTCGAAGGCGGGGAACTCGGCGCGGACCCGCTCCGCGGCCCAGTCGGTGGCCCGGCCGTCCTGGGCGTAGATGGACTCCAGCAGCAGGGCGAACAGCGGGCTGGCGGCGCGCGAGAGCACCGCCGCCACCTGCTCGCGGAAGGCGTCGCCCAGCCGCGGCCCGTCGGCGGTGGGCACGAACGCGTCCTCCAGGAGGTGGTGCAGCCGGTGCGATCCGTCGCCGGTGCCGAGCAGGAAGCCGAGCTGCTGGAGGGCGGGGACGGTGAGCCGGGTCCCGTCCGTCAGCACCTCCTCGTGGTCGGTCAGATGACGTACGAGGGCACGGACCACGCCCGCGTCCTGCGGGTAGCGGGCGTAGTGGGCGTGGGTCTTGCGGGCCATCCGCGGATAGGCGGTCCGGTAGACGGCGGCCACGTCGATGCCGGGGTCGATCGCGGGAAGCCCACCGGCGATCAGCACCGAGTCGAGCCCCTCGGGCGCGTGGGACAGATAGCTCACGGCGCAGAAGCCGCCGAAACTCTGGCCCAGCACGGTCCACGGACGGTCCCCGATGAGCTGCCGCCGGATCAGCTCGCAGTCGCGGACGATCGCGTCGGCGCGGAAGTGGGAGAGGTACTCGGCCTGTTCGGCCGGTCCGCCGCGCAGCGGCAGGGTCTGGCGGTTGGCCGGGGTGGAGCGGCCGGTGCCGCGCTGGTCGAGCAGGAGCACACGGTATTCGTCGAGCGCGCGGTCCAGCCAGCCGGAGCGGCCCACCGGGCGGTCCGCGGCGCAACCGGGCCCGCCCTGGAGGTAGAGCAGCCAGGGGAGCCGGTCACGCTGGGCGGCGGTTTTCCCGGCGGCGACGACCTCTCGTGCGTAAAGCCGGATCAGCTCCCCCTCGGGAGCCTTATGGTCGAGCGGTACGTCGAAGTGATAGTCGGTGAGGAGCAGTTCCGGCTGACGGACGGTCGTCGCGGCGCCCGGTCCGGCCGGTGCCGCTGTGCTTGCCTGCTGCATCCTTCAATCCTCACGTTAAATGGATTTAGCTCGGCGATTAAGTTACCGCCGGGAGAAGAGGGCACGGTGGCCGACAAAAGCGCCGGTGACGGACGGACGGCGGAAGCGGTGACGGCGACGGGATCGGCGACGGGGACGAGATCGGTGTCGGGGACGGCGACGGGGACGGGGTCCACCGCCGAGATAGGGCGCCGGGTGCTCAAGCTGCGCACCGAACGCGGCTTCACCCAGCGCATGCTGGCCGAACCCGCGTACACCGCCGCCTACGTCTCCACCCTGGAAGCCGGTAAGGTGCGCCCCTCCGAGGCCGCACTGCGCCATCTCGCCGAACGGCTCGGCGTCAGCTACGACGAGCTCGCCACCGGCCGCTCACCGCAGGACGCCACCCGGCTGCGGGCCGCCCTCACCGACGCCCGGCGGGCGCTGGCGACCGGCGCCGCCGAGGACGCCGCCGGGCTCTTCGAGGACGTACGCGCCGAGGCGGAACGGCTCGGGTTCGCCGAGGAGCGGGCGTCGGCCCTGCTGGGACTCGGCGACTGCGCGCTGGAAACCGGCGAACTGACGCTCGCCCGCGGCCACTTCGAGGCCGTCGAGCGGCTGCTGGCCGACGAACCGCTGCCCCGCCGGGTCCCGGCGATCCGCGGCCGGGCCGTGGCCCATCTCCTCGCGGGCGAGCTGCGCTACTCCTGCTATCTGCTGGAGAGCGCCATCGACGAGCTCAACGCCTCGGGGCTGCACGACCCGTACGCGCTGCTGCTGCTCTATACGGCCGCCATCGCGCCCTATATGGACATGGGCGCGCACGCCCGTGCCGTACGCGCCGCCGAGTTGGCGCTCGCGCTGGCCCCGAGCGTGGACGACCCGGGCCTCATCGCCCGGATGCACCGCGGAGTGGCCCGCACCCTGATCGCCGAGGGCCGGACCGCCGAGGCCGACGCCTCCCTGGCCAAGGCGCAGGAGCTGTACGAGCAGCTGCGCATCCACACCGACCTGGCGCACTGCCACTGGATGCGCGGCTATGTGCACGCCCAGGACGGCAATCTGGAGCGCGCCGAACGCGAACTGCGCACCGCCCGGGACATGCTGGCCTCCAAGCGGGCCGCGCTGTTCACCGGACAGGTCGAGGTGGAACTGGCGGACGTACTGCGCCGACGCGGCCGTGCGGCGGAGGCGGAGGCCCTGCTGCTGCCCCTGCTGACGCGCTCGTCCGTCACCGGGCCCACCACGGACGCGGCGGACGAGGTGAACGAGTCGGACCAGGCGGACGAGCCGGACGAGCCGGATGAGCCGGACGAGGCCGGGCTGACCGCGGACCGGGGCGCGGTCCACGCGGGCGGCGCGCACCGGCTGCTGGGTCTGATCGCGGACGAACGGGGTGACGTCGAGGCCGCGGAGGAGCACTACTGCGCGGCGCTGTCGCTGCTGGAACGCACCGGCGCGGCCGGTGACCTGGCCGACCTGTGCCGGCTGCTGGGCGATCTGCTGCGCCGCGAGGGCCGTCTGGAGGCCGCGATGGACGCCTACCGCACCGGCCTCGGCCACCGCGCCGCCCCCGGCACCACCACGCTGGGCCCGGCGCCCGCCGAACCGCCCATGTGAGACGACGGCATGTGCGGTGAGCCCATGTGAGGCGACGGCATATGCGGTGAGCCCATGTGAGGCGACGGCGGCCAGTCGGACGGGGGCCGATCGGCGCGCCCGGGTCACGGCGCCTGGGTCACCGTGACGTGGTGCGCCTCCGGCGCGCCTGGTCGGGGCGCACCGCGACGGGCGGTCGAGGAAAGAGGTCAGGCCGTCGCGTGTGGGGGTCGCGGCGGCCTGACCGCTGCAACGCCCCGCTGCCGGATCCGCTGACCGCGCATCGGGAGCTCTCCGGCGCGACCACGGGGCTGGGGTCTCGGGACGACCCCACGGGGTGATGCGGCTTGAGATCCACTCTGCCTGGTGGGAGCCGCTGGGGAAATCCCCCGTTGGTCTTTCGTCACCCCCGCCGACCGGCGGGGGTGTTCCCTCCCACTGACGGAGCCAAGCACTCCATTTTCAGCGGCTGATGGGGCAGGCTGTCCGGGCAATGAGCATGACAGCTGAGAAGAGGGAGCGGTCGGTGATCCGTGTTGCTGTTGTGGATGACGAGGCCCTCGTACGGTCCGGTCTGCGGCTGATCCTGGGCACGGCCCCCGACATCGAGGTGGTCGCCGAATGCTCCGGGGGCACCGCCGTGGACACGGTGCTCGGCAGCCAGGCCGATGTCGTCCTCCTCGACATCCGGATGCCGGACGCCGACGGACTCAGCGTGCTCAGACAACTGCGGGCCGCGCCCCGCTCCCCCGCCGTGGCGATGCTGACCACCTTCGACGTCCAGGAGTACCTCGCGGCCGCGCTGCGCGCCGGGGCCGCGGGCTTCCTCCTCAAGGACACCGATCCGGAACAGCTCGTGCGGGCCGTACGCACGCTCGCGGAGGGCGGCAGCGTCCTCGACCCGGCCGTCACCCGCGCCGTGATCGGCGGTTATCTCGCCGCCGAGGCGGAGGCGACGGCCGCCGAGGCCGTCGAGGCGCTCACCCCGCGTGAACGCGAGGTGCTGGCGCTGCTGGGCGAAGGGCTGGCCAATCCGCAGATCGCCGAGCGGATGGGGCTGGCGCCCAGCACCGTCAAGGACCATGTGCGGGCGGTGCTCGGCAAACTGGGCGGCCTCAACCGCGTCCAGGCGGCGATCGTCGCCGACCGCGCCGGGCTCGTCACCAGCCGGCCCCCGATAGGCGGCCCCCGATGACCGTCTCCCCGCTGCCCCCGCCGCGACGTACGTCCCCGGACGCGCCGGGCACCGCCCCGGCCTCGTCGCTCGAACGCCCCTCGGCGCCCGAACCTCCCTCGGCACTGGAACAGCCCTCGGCGCCGCTGCCCGCCCGGAGCGCCCGGCGGCGGCTGCCGCGCTGGGCCATGCGCTGGGGGTCACTGATCGTCCCCCTGCTCCTCGCGGTGGCCGACGCGCTGCTCGTCAACGGCGTCACCTTCGGACTGGAGCTGAACGTCTCGCTGGTGGCGGCGGCCGCGCTGCTGGTGCGCCGGCGGCTGCCCGTCCTGGTCTTCCTGGTCACGCTGCCGGGCATCCTCATCGGCTATGTCTGGTTCGCGCCGATGATCGCCCTCTACACGGTCGCCCAACGCCGCCCCGACCGCAGGCTGCTGGCGATCTGCGCACTGCTGCTGGCCGCCGCGCACTTCGTCCCCTGGCCGGTCTCCGACTTCGAGCCGACCGCGTACCGGGAGAACACCCTCACCCTGATCGACGCGTGCGTCACCTCGGTGGGACCCATCGCGCTGGGCCTCCTGGTCCGTACGCGGAGTGAACTCGCCGCCCGCATCGAGGATCTGACCCGCAGCCGCCGCCACGCGGACGAGCTGATCGCCGAGCAGGTGCTGTCCACCGAACGCGCCCGGCTCGCTCGCGAGATGCACGACGTGGTCGCCCATCAGGTCAGCCTCATCAGCCTCCAGGCCGGGGCGGTGCAGATCAGCGCGGAGGACGCGAAGGCGCGGGAGGGCGCACGGACGATCCGCGAGCTGTCCGTGCGGACCCTGGACGAACTCCGCCATATGGTCGGCATCCTGCGCGCGGCGGGCGGCGACCACGAGGAGCTGACCCCCCAGCCCCGGCTGGCCGACCTGCCCCGCATGATCGAACTCAGCGCGCTGGACGTCGACTACGAGACGGACGACGCGGTGCGGCGGTCGGGCCATCCGGAGGCGGTGGAACGGGCCGCCTTCCGCATCGTCCAGGAGGCGCTGACCAACGTCCGCAAGCACGCGCCGGGGGCGCGCGTGACGGTCCGGGTGAGCGAACCGGAGACCGAGAATCCGGAAACGGCGGAAGCCCCGGGAGGGCGCCAGGAAACGGCTCACGAGGCGACGGACAAGACGACCGACGAGACGACGGACAAGCCCACTGACGAGACCACTGACGAGGCTGAGGAGCCACGGGGGCTGCGGGTCGAGGTGCGCAACGGCCCGCCCGACGCCTCCGCCGTGGCCCCGGGACTGCCGGGCGGCGGACACGGTCTGGTCGGGCTGCGGGAGCGCGCCCAGTTGCTGGGGGGCACGCTGGAGGCGGGGCCCACGGAGGAGGGCGGCTTCGTCGTACGAGCCGACTTCCCCGGGACCCCGCGCGTCACGGGGCCGGTGTGAGCGGGCCGGGACCCTTCCGGCGGCGCCGGGCAGCGCGGCGCCGCCCGGCCCCGCCCGCCCCAAGCCCGCCGGCAGACTCCTGGGCGGCACGCCCCCGGACAACACGCCCCTGGCCGACATGTCCCCGAACGGCACGCCCCCAGGCAGCACACCCCTGGACGGCAGACCCCAGAACGGCACGTCCCAGCACGGCACGCCCCCGGACAACACGTCCCCAGGGCGGCATGTCCCCGAACGGCACCTCCCCAGACAGCACGCCCCTGGACGACAGACCCCAGAGCGGCACATCCCTGAGCGGCACGCCCCTGGACGGCAGGCCCCCAGGCCGCCTGGGCAGCAGGTCAGGCCGACAGCGAGTCGACCGCGTCCTCGTCGTCCCCGCCCGGCTCCGTGGCCGCGCCCAGGTCGGGGTAGACGTCGAACAGCCGGCGCACCCCCAGGGCCGCCAGCACCCGGTGGACGTGCGAACCGTGCGCGGCGCCCTGGGGCGGCAGGATCAGCCGCAGCCGACCCGAGCACGACCGCATCAGCCGACGCGCCGCGATCAGCACGCCGACCCCGCTGGAGTCGCAGAAGCGGACCTCCGACAGGTCCAGTACCAGCCAGTGGCGGCCCTCGGCGACCGCGTCGTGGACGTGCTGCCGGACTGCGGGCGAGGTCACCAGGTCCATCTCCCCCGAGACCTGGAGAACGACCCACTCCCCCCGCCGGTCCTCCATCACCTTCAACGTCACGCGCCCGAAGCCCTTCGCTCGCCGCTAACCGGAATTTGCTGTTCCCGGGCGGCTGCCCGCCCGTCCGCGCATGAAACTCCCCCAGGCATACGCCTTGAGGGACGACCCTATGCCGCGCCGAAGCGTTTCGTCTTCCCGATCCTGCGCAAAGTGAGCGGCTCAATACCATGCGCAGCCTGGTCCGCGCGCACTTTGCCTGATGGACGCGTGTTATGACAGCCACCGGCACTACATTCGATATGAACGTGGGCATAGTGCCTGGAGAACCGGTCGAACGACTCCGGAATGGGGGCCGCATGACGAATGACGCACCGCCCCGCTGGGACCGCAGGATGCAGCAGCGCCTGGCACGCGGCGAAGCGGCCGCCCTGGCCGAGTTATACGACCGATTCGCGTCACTTGTTCATAATCTGGCGTATCGGGTGCTGGAGGACGAGACGGCGGCCGACCGCGTCACCCGTGAAGTCTTCGGCTACGTCTGGGAGAACCCGGACGCCTACGACCCCCAGCAGGGCTCGTTGCGCTCCTGGGTCGCCATGCTCACCCACAGCCAGGCGGTACACCGGCTGCGCACGTCGCACAGCGCCTCGGCCGACGGGGGCACGCTCACGGCCGAGGCCATGGAGGAGCGGATCCGCGAGGCGTCCGTGGCCGCCCGCGCCGACTACATCGTCACCTCGATGCCCGCCCCGCTGCGCGCCGCCCTGGAGCTCGCCTACTTCGACCGCCGCGACTACCGCCAGGCCGCGGCCGCCCTCGGGGTGACCGAGGACGAGGCCAGGCGCCGCCTCCGGCTGGGCCTCCAGCTGCTGTCCACGGCCCACGCCCAGCCGCCCCACGCGGTCTCGCCCCCCGGCTACGGACGGGCGCTGTGACCGGGCGCGGCGGGCCGGACCCGTACGACGACGCCTTCGGCGACAGCTCCGGCCCCGGAGACGGGAGAGACGGGAGAGACGGGCCCGGACGGGGCAGCGAGCCGGATCTGCCGGCCCACCCCGCCGGGCCACCACGCATACCGCAGCCGCGGCCGGCCGCCGAGGACAGCGGCCGCTGGCCGGGCGCGCTGGACGGCGGAATCCCGACCCCGCGCCCGCCCACGGCGGACCAGGCGCCGGCGGAACGGCCACCGGAGCCGGAACCCGCACCAGAACCGGAACCGGAACCAACGACGGAATCGCGACCCGGGCCAGAACCGGGATCAGCGACGGAACCGCAGCCACCCACTTCCGCGCCCCTGCCACCGTCCACCCCACCGTCCGCCGCACCGGCCGTCCCCCTGGCCGCGCCCACGCCCTCGGCGGCCCATCCGCTCCCGCACCATCTGCTCCGGTCGCTGCTCGGGGCCTGGGCGCTGACCGCGTGCTCGCAGGAGGAGACCGCCGCCGTCGAGGCGCACCTCAACCACTGCCCCTCCTGCGCCGAGGAGGCACTGCGGCTGCGCGACGCGGTCGGACTGCTGCACACCGAGCACAGCCTGGACCTCAACCCGATGCTCCGCTCCCGAGTGCTCGCGGGCTGTCTGGGCCGCCGCCCGGCCCGGATACCCGTGCCCGACTGGGCCGGTGCGTACGACGCGGAGGCCGCCCGGCTGGACGCGCTGCTGATCGACATGGGCGAGGCGGAGTGGCGCGCGCCGGTGCGGCTCAAGTGGTTCGACGGGCGGCGGCTCACCGGCCGGGACACCACCGTCGCCGGGGTGATCGGCCATCTGATGGCCGTGGACGGCATCATCGCCGCCTCCCTCGGCCTGCCCGACCCGCTGGGCGCCGACGCCCCCGGCTCGCCCGTGGCGCGTACGGAGGCGTACTGGCACCACGAGCCGGGCGCCGCGTACGGCTCCGGCCCGCCGGGTGCGGTCCGGGAGGTGTGGCGCGAGCAGGGCCACGCCCTGGTCCGTACGGTGTCCTTCGCCGGGCGCGGGGTCGCGGATCTCGATGTGCCGTACGGGGAGTTCGCACTGCCGGTCCGCGATGCGTTCCTGGACCGGGCCTTCGCGTGCTGGGTGCACGCCGGGGACATCGCCGAGGCCATCGACTACCCCTATGAACCGCCGGCCTCCGGCCACCTCAAAGCCATGATCGACCTGTGTGCGCGGCGGCTTCCGGGCACGCTGGCCGAGCGGCGCCGGGCCGGGCTCGCGGCCCCGCCGCGGCGGCTGGTCGAGGCCGGCACCCCGGGCCGTACGCTCCATCTCCAGGTCGAGGGCACGGGCGGCGGCGACTGGTACATCGCGCTGGACTCCCCGGCGGCGACGGCCGCACCGGAGGAGGCGGTGGCCACGATCGCGCTGGACCAGGAGGCGTTCTACCTGCTGGCGTCCGGGCATGTGCCGCCGCAGGACGCGGCGGCGGGCCTGTCCGGGGAC is a window from the Streptomyces luomodiensis genome containing:
- a CDS encoding sigma-70 family RNA polymerase sigma factor; protein product: MTNDAPPRWDRRMQQRLARGEAAALAELYDRFASLVHNLAYRVLEDETAADRVTREVFGYVWENPDAYDPQQGSLRSWVAMLTHSQAVHRLRTSHSASADGGTLTAEAMEERIREASVAARADYIVTSMPAPLRAALELAYFDRRDYRQAAAALGVTEDEARRRLRLGLQLLSTAHAQPPHAVSPPGYGRAL
- a CDS encoding zf-HC2 domain-containing protein, with protein sequence MTGRGGPDPYDDAFGDSSGPGDGRDGRDGPGRGSEPDLPAHPAGPPRIPQPRPAAEDSGRWPGALDGGIPTPRPPTADQAPAERPPEPEPAPEPEPEPTTESRPGPEPGSATEPQPPTSAPLPPSTPPSAAPAVPLAAPTPSAAHPLPHHLLRSLLGAWALTACSQEETAAVEAHLNHCPSCAEEALRLRDAVGLLHTEHSLDLNPMLRSRVLAGCLGRRPARIPVPDWAGAYDAEAARLDALLIDMGEAEWRAPVRLKWFDGRRLTGRDTTVAGVIGHLMAVDGIIAASLGLPDPLGADAPGSPVARTEAYWHHEPGAAYGSGPPGAVREVWREQGHALVRTVSFAGRGVADLDVPYGEFALPVRDAFLDRAFACWVHAGDIAEAIDYPYEPPASGHLKAMIDLCARRLPGTLAERRRAGLAAPPRRLVEAGTPGRTLHLQVEGTGGGDWYIALDSPAATAAPEEAVATIALDQEAFYLLASGHVPPQDAAAGLSGDTEAIRDVLFATASLSRL